Genomic segment of Malus domestica chromosome 15, GDT2T_hap1:
ttgtgccaccaacAGGTTGTAAGCATCAAGCCGCGCTTCTTCCAAATGTTCTAACTCTTGTCTCATGGattgattatattcggcgctaaacaaactactttgttcaattaaccgcaacgaatttatgcttaacttgactggtaacattgcatcgtgtccgtaggttagtgcatatggggttgtcgcagtcgccgatcggggcgatgttcgatatgcccataatgcctcattcaacttcaaatgccatatgccaggcctttcttttattattttcttgagaatgccgatcaacactttattgcttgcctcggcctgcccatttgcttgtggataatacggtgtagactgttcgagccgaattttcaaatttgctGTATACTCTTTAAACCTCTCGGCTGTAAAGATTGTGCCATTgtcagttatgatcgtttctggcacGCCAAATCTGGTCATAATGTGTTCCTCCACAAAGttgcaaacttctttagatgttagcTTGGCATAAGATttcgcttcgacccacttagtaaagtaatcggtTGCTACTATTATCCATGCGTGCTTGACAGGCCCGGAAGATGGTGtaattttgccgattacgtccatggcccatcctctaaacggccatggtTTAATGACCAAATGCAacgattcggccgggaccctttgtataggcccgtgAATCTGGCCCTGTATGCATCCttgtgcaaactcgatacaatcctttagtattcttggccaaaaatagccgtgtcgtcgaagtagccatcgcattttccaTCCGGATTGATGAGCTCCGTAAATcccttcatgtacttctgtgATCGCCTGAGCAccctcttgggggccgaggcatagtaGTAGCAGTCGATCCTCGCCTTTCCGGTATAACTCATATTGATAcatgacatagttcgtggcgtgaactcgtgtcttgcgactatgtttgccattgggattgtcaaggtactgcataatggactttctccaatcatctggtattgCCTCGACATCACAAACCTCTATAGAGTCTTGTCGATCTAACAAtgaaggtaaggacatgaccTTGGTGCGTATCACGTTGTCACGTCGGAGGATTTGCTggttaaccaaggccgggtataactGTCGTAACACCGGTATCtctcggcctagcttgccccccaggagttgtgcaccggaggTGATTTGAGCTAACTCGTCTGCGTCAGTATTATGGATCCGGGAAATATGCTCGAACGTAATACCGTCgaaggactcggccaaatagctggcaaccatgtggtatGGTGCcaaagtacaactcatgcagcggaaagacccattaagttggttaatcacaagttcagAATCGCCGAGGACGAGGGCACGGGTGGCCCGCAAGTCATGAAGGAGGCCAAGGCCGATgataagggcttcgtattcggcctgattattggtgcagtcgaaatccaacttgagcgaaaaataccaacgatcgtggttaggagattgaatgacgatgccaACGCCGGTCGAGGACGAAGTACTGGAACTATTAAAATACATCGTCTAGTAGTTGTCGCGTGTTGCAACCATGTCGATTTCGACATCGGTGTCCCCAAAACCGTAGGGGGAAGGGTGTTGAGCAAGGAAGTCGGCCAACGCctggcctttgacagctttctggggcacGTATTGCAAGCTAAACTCGGACAATGCCATCGTCCATTTCCTAATTCAGCCTTTTACGattggccgggtaagcatgtaccggataacgtcggtctgggcaatgacttgtgtgACCGACGGAAGCATGTAATGTCGAAGCTTGGAGGCGGCGAAGAACACTGCAAGATAGAGCTTCTCAACAGCGGAATAATTGATTTCGGGTTGATTGAGATTTCGACTGAGGTAAAAAATAGCCTGCTCCCGCCCGGCGTCGTTATCTTGGGcgaggaggcagccgatggatGCTTCAGCCGCCGAAATATATAGTTTGAGAGGTTTACCACGCCGGGGTGGAACAAGATAAGGTGGCGtcgtgagggagactttgatttgtgtaAACGTTGCCTGATACTCTTTGGTCCACTCAAACTTAtctgagtccttaagtttcaaaagcgtcgagaacgctttcattttacccgctgagttagctataaatcggcggagaaaatttatcttgTCGAGTAAAGACTGCAGTTGTTTCTTCGTCGTCGGGGGTGGAGCACTGATGATTGCACgtgctttattttcgtccacttCAATTCCACGGTGATGCACTAGAAAACCGAGAAAATTACCGGCCGACACACCGAAtgcacatttggcaggattcattttgAGACTGTGTTGACGCATACGAAGGAAAGCTTGTCGGAGATCATCCAGATGAGTCCGCCGTTGTTTGGATTTAATtacaacatcgtcgatatagacttcgacgatggttccaattaaatcatgaaatatggtgtTCATTGCCCGTTGGTATGTGGCGTCGGCGtttttgaggccgaatggcatgacaacccattcgtaagtgctgAGTGCCCCCGGGTAGCgaaaagcagttttgtgcacgtCAGCTTcggcaatgaaaatttggttgtacccggcatgtccatccataaaggataagatcgcatgattcgccgCAGCATCGATCAACAGATccgaaatcggcattgtatactcatctttgagagttgccagattcagatttctgaaatcgatgcAAATGCGCaatgcaccatttttctttaaaacaggaacgatattggccaaccattcaacatatcgagttgtccgaatgaacccggctttcaaaagctGAACTAGTTCATCCTTGATACCGAGttgcacttcggtcgagaagcgtcgaggtggttgacggaaaggtttacatcTAGGTTTAATACGCAACTCATGCTCGACGAGAGTACGATCTAAGCCAGGCATTTCATgatagctccaagcaaaacaatctttaaattccTTAAGCAGGGCACGAAGTTCGTCCTTCATAGGTTGGGGAAGTAAATCACTAACAAATAAAGGCCGTGCGTCATCGGTCGTCCCAACATTAACTTCCTCCAAGGGATTTTTGACTTGGGGCCGATTATCTTCGAGCTTGGCTGGGGCGGCTTGAATTTTGTCAAGAGACAGGACTGGACTATTATCTCATTCGACGAGGAACTCGATGAGgttaacgcccgaatttggttgtttagatatagtataccaataggccagcagtcgttccatagtagatgaaaccgcggccctacgtttttcccgatcggtgtcaaacatcagGGTCGGGGATGAAATTAGCTAAACcaagtctcgccgaatcctgatGGACAATTTCGGcaccaacctcgatagctttttgaacagaaatccgagtcggccgtccttCGTTATTGAAACCCTGTAGggtaatatagccgacgtggtcatcataataccgtgccTGGATCATGTTGGTTTCGAAAGGCTGACTATCGGCCGGGTGAATAATGATCGACTTGCCGTCCCAGAAAACTAGCACTTGATATAATGATGAAGGAATACAGCTAgtttgatgaatccagtctcgaccgagtgatgcgtaaaataagttaacacacaaaatttaaccctctttttatcaaatgtagtaaagtatgtaagtagggatcgttctaggccggggattaggagggattgctaaacacttgaaaactgacttaaaaacataaaaacaaaacttaaaacactaaactagactcaaagaatgcaaaactatactttaaaatacttaaacaaacataaaactcaaaacatcaacctaatgactcaaaactgcctaaaaaccactttctgggcagttttgagaacctaacaagaacttggacgaagttggatgaaaacttgaatcaaaacacttagaaacacaaatcaaaacactttctaactaatctaagacttcaaaataaagggggatttgttttggacgaaaattgaaaacaaaacagaaactttaaacaaaacagattgtaaaacgtttttggatgaaaaggatggataaaaggctagttaggaggttcttctccacacatgacacacttgcaaacaaaatgattttcagttgttctttcaataaattatgaaactcaacaccccaagttaattagatacgcttaaattaaccttcaagttctccttaagttaatgaattggatggaaaagcgcatacaacaattcaaagcattcctcaaaggttccttacgtgatgagcacaataaagatacaatcaagaatcatgaagcacaatgagaactataagtgttgacgaggcattcgttactatgatgagcatgaaactagtgccaagaattcattcaacgcgatcgttttcaagcgaccttcactacttgtgattataagattgtaactattaggtgaaactccctcataatctagcatcatattcatgcatgaaaactaagcgtgcactctcaatcaacatacacaaataagttatcaatcaagtagatgaacgaattgaatccgcaacttatgaaataacaactgaatgtaatcaaatcatattgcaagcatgtacatggtttcgaatcaccccctaactaagaggggtttagttcctcatactcacaaagcaaagatacataaaattagacattaaaatcaaaggaaagaaaacacctaaaatgctccaacttggtagcaagtgcatccaagattcctcatttcccttgcttgcggcatgaagcttgtggacagatttttgggtggatttatggtgtagaatggatggggaatgatatggaggggtttagggtgagtgtggaagagtgtttgatggttggaaggtggtggagaactaggcaaagagggtggaagaaggtggagtggctgttatgttttctaggcactagaatggtgtttttggggtgttttgcttcctagggtgtgtatggacgaatttctgttataaaatgatgaatatgggggattgttctttggccaaggggtgtaaacatgtatttataggccccaaaaaccttagaaaatcaggttaggttaaggatgaaatgcatggcaatttgtgtgtgtggtgtgcaatggtccaagggtgaaaatgaagtgatgatgcaaagtgtgaagggtaaaatggagtggtcttgtagctagggggcatgaatgattgtgtacattgcatagagatggaaagggaggtgaaaatgtgtcaataaatgggtcaaaggtgcagcaacatgtggtacacaaggcatgggattccaaatgtgaatgatggagcatcaattggtgcatgtaatggatgtaaatgttgtctaaaatctaatgagtgaagggaacaagaggtatcaagcaattgagtgtaataattaaatgaattgaagcatgaaattagaaattatgtaggggacaagagtgatcaagcatggcatggaatccaaagggaattctatgtggtttgcatggcaaggaatgcaagttggggtgacagatttttgggctgttt
This window contains:
- the LOC139191883 gene encoding uncharacterized protein, with protein sequence MYFNSSSTSSSTGVGIVIQSPNHDRWYFSLKLDFDCTNNQAEYEALIIGLGLLHDLRATRALVLGDSELVINQLNGSFRCMSCTLAPYHMVASYLAESFDGITFEHISRIHNTDADELAQITSGAQLLGGKLGREIPVLRQLYPALVNQQILRRDNVIRTKVMSLPSLLDRQDSIEVCDVEAIPDDWRKSIMQYLDNPNGKHSRKTRVHATNYVMYQYELYRKGEDRLLLLCLGPQEGAQAITEVHEGIYGAHQSGWKMRWLLRRHGYFWPRILKDCIEFAQGCIQGQIHGPIQRVPAESLHLVIKPWPFRGWAMDVIGKITPSSGPVKHAWIIVATDYFTKWVEAKSYAKLTSKEVCNFVEEHIMTRFGVPETIITDNGTIFTAERFKEYTANLKIRLEQSTPYYPQANGQAEFLKKYYLVTWEMRE